From Juglans regia cultivar Chandler chromosome 6, Walnut 2.0, whole genome shotgun sequence, the proteins below share one genomic window:
- the LOC108994677 gene encoding uncharacterized protein LOC108994677, with the protein MGDHPWLVVGDFNSIRNDSERIGGNPRPLGSMTDFNNCLDQCGLFDLSSGGNQMSWCNGHEGSFRSWIKLDRVVINNAFSSQFLFAQLEYLRRKSFDHCPMVVHFDRPHTSYGPSPFWFQNMWCSHEGFFACVEEAWNRPDSTRGLLKLAIHPKRTKMALSAWNKNTFGLVEVIVKDLETWLENLEHQLQLGYSEEVEAEFLVTKIELQLWENR; encoded by the coding sequence ATGGGGGATCATCCCTGGCTAGTAGTAGGGGATTTTAACTCTATTCGTAATGACTCGGAACGCATTGGTGGTAATCCTCGACCGTTGGGTTCGATGActgattttaataattgtttaGATCAGTGTGGTCTTTTTGATCTTTCTAGTGGAGGGAATCAGatgtcttggtgtaatgggcatgaGGGGAGCTTTAGAAGCTGGATAAAATTGGATAGAGTGGTCATTAACAATGCTTTCTCATCTCAGTTTCTGTTTGCACAACTGGAATATTTGAGGAGGAAATCTTTTGATCATTGCCCAATGGTAGTACATTTTGATCGGCCCCATACATCTTATGGTCCATCTCCTTTTTGGTTTCAGAACATGTGGTGCTCACATGAGGGATTTTTCGCTTGTGTGGAGGAGGCTTGGAATAGGCCAGATTCGACTAGGGGGCTTTTGAAACTAGCTATTCATCCTAAGCGCACCAAAATGGCGTTATCAGCTTGGAACAAAAATACTTTTGGTCTAGTGGAGGTTATCGTAAAGGACTTGGAGACTTGGTTGGAGAACCTAGAACATCAACTCCAACTTGGGTACTCTGAGGAAGTAGAAGCTGAATTTTTGGTGACTAAAATTGAGTTGCAGCTTTGGGAGAATCGATAG
- the LOC118348621 gene encoding protein FAR-RED IMPAIRED RESPONSE 1-like, translating into MNVMLKDGKLCVTSIFSTHNHGLSPRKSRFFKCNREANEFVRRVLDNNDEAGIRMNKSFHALVTEAGGFENVPFGEKDCHNYIDKAQHLRLGKGGAQVLFEYFKRMQYKNDRFFSLMELDDDDRLKSVFWADARSRGAYNYFGDVVTFDTAYLTNKYGMPLLQINIAQ; encoded by the coding sequence ATGAATGTCATGTTAAAGGATGGGAAGCTGTGTGTGACATCCATATTTAGCACACACAATCATGGGCTCAGTCCAAGAAAATCCAGGTTTTTCAAATGCAATAGAGAAGCTAATGAGTTTGTTAGGAGGGTGTTGGATAATAATGATGAGGCTGGCATACGGATGAATAAGAGTTTCCATGCTCTTGTAACTGAGGCGGGTGGGTTTGAGAACGTaccatttggagaaaaagattgTCATAACTATATTGACAAGGCACAACATCTGCGCCTTGGTAAAGGTGGTGCTCAAGTGCTGTTTGAGTATTTTAAAAGGATGCAATACAAGAATGATAGATTTTTCAGCCTCATGGAATTGGACGATGATGATAGACTGAAAAGTGTGTTTTGGGCAGATGCCCGTAGTAGAGGGGCCTACAACTACTTTGGAGATGTGGTAACATTCGATACCGCATACTTGACAAATAAGTATGGAATGCCATTATTACAGATCAACATCGCACAATGA
- the LOC108994678 gene encoding uncharacterized protein LOC108994678 translates to MTVRQYAAKFAELSRFAPYLIPDEEKKARKFEEGLNFQIYERVMVLQIQSFSELVHKAILVEQNIKRGVELQETRKRTTPQGSSGMDQGPWKKRNEGSNSGQKRMQGFQPNNLCNFCNNAHTGECRKEMRTCFRCGKSGHFIKDCPLLLSDNRKPNPPPVSQQTSQGNNQRRMGLARVFALTSEDVEDDNNAITGTSLFFSLKALCLS, encoded by the coding sequence atgacggtacgccagtatgctgcaaaatTTGCAGAGTTATCACGCTTCGCCCCATATTTGATCCCGGATGAAGAGAAAAAGGCCAGGAAGTTTGAAGAAGGCCTGAATTTCCAAATATATGAACGGGTAATGGTCTTGCAGATTCAGAGTTTTTCGGAGTTAGTGCACAAGGCAATTTtagtagaacaaaatattaagaGGGGTGTGGAATtgcaagaaacaagaaagagaaCTACTCCACAAGGATCCTCGGGTATGGAtcaagggccatggaagaagagaaatgaagggAGCAACTCAGGTCAAAAGCGAATGCAAGGATTTCAACCGAATAACCTCtgtaatttttgtaataatgcACACACGGGAGAGTGCAGAAAGGAAATGAGGACGTGTTTTCGATGTGGAAAGTCCGGACATTTTATCAAGGATTGTCCTTTGCTTCTGTCGGATAACAGGAAGCCTAACCCACCTCCAGTTTCCCAACAAACAAGTCAAGGAAATAATCAACGTAGAATGGGACTAGCCCGAGTGTTTGCTTTAACATCTGAAGATGTGGAGGACGACAACAATGCAATCACAGGtacctcactctttttctccTTGAAAGCTTTATGTCTTAGCTGA